The DNA segment CGGCAGCTTGTGGGTGAGGTCGGCCGTTATCCTATCGACATCCCCCCGTAAAATCACCAAAGGTTCGCCGCTAAAGGCTTGCTGAGTTAATTGCTGTAACTGAGCGGGCGTCAGATCCTGCAGCTTTACATTCATAGCTTGGTTCGACAGGGGATCTAATCCCAACACCAGTTGATGAATAAACTGGGTTTCACGCTGGCTGGGATTGTCTTGCGTTAACAGCGCTTCACCAATCAGATAGGTTTTAAGGGCGGCAATTTCCCCTTCGCTCGCGGGCGTCGAGGCCAGAAGGTTGAGATGATCTAAAATCCCCACCACAAAGGCGCCCGTGTGCTCTATCGCCGTACTGCCATAAAACTTAATGCTGGTGGCGAGCGGCGCATTAGCGCATTGGCCGTAAATGCCATAGGTTAAGCCCCGCTGTTCACGTAAGTCGTAATAGAGCCGGCCCGAAAAACTGCGTCCCAAGATGGCGGCTAAACTGCGGCAAGCGAGTGGAATATCTTGTGCTGATAAGTGTTTATCGTCGAGGGCATAACCAATTCGTACCTGAGTTTGTACGCTGCCCGGCGCATCAATCAGATAGATAGTGTGGGACTGCTTTATCGACGAAGTCGCTCGATTAAGCGGCTTTGCTTTAGTTGATGCCGTGGGCAAGCTTAAGTCGGTGTTACCCTGCCACAGGGCGAGGCTTTGCTTGAGGTCAAACTCGGCTTCTTCAGCCTCTGTGCCTTCTAAAAACAGGTGCCACTTTGCTTGGGCAAATGTGCGCTGCTGCAATTGCGATAGTTCACTTAAGGTGAGTGAGTCGTACAGTGCCTGATTATTGATGCTCTGATTATAGGGGTGTGCCGCCCCTAGGAG comes from the Shewanella mangrovisoli genome and includes:
- a CDS encoding M16 family metallopeptidase, translated to MIKTIPFSRLAIAPTLLKGLKAMSLGLFGITLMACQQTQLNFTATQAPSLASFDTHTQLSEVGLIHLPTEPVFNDVVPDGLTLPYQLHRAHSSQGLSNRVSLVAISPSKPFENPDILQFALQEKALSLALNQPDACLETFETRVTLHSINLSLACPVPVNHLYRLLIQFWQADAFSEHAVAAVDIDNIRRQLKLNKHLNAFSGAEIDKVWRDKLLGAAHPYNQSINNQALYDSLTLSELSQLQQRTFAQAKWHLFLEGTEAEEAEFDLKQSLALWQGNTDLSLPTASTKAKPLNRATSSIKQSHTIYLIDAPGSVQTQVRIGYALDDKHLSAQDIPLACRSLAAILGRSFSGRLYYDLREQRGLTYGIYGQCANAPLATSIKFYGSTAIEHTGAFVVGILDHLNLLASTPASEGEIAALKTYLIGEALLTQDNPSQRETQFIHQLVLGLDPLSNQAMNVKLQDLTPAQLQQLTQQAFSGEPLVILRGDVDRITADLTHKLPGWQLEVVKVND